The Roseivirga misakiensis genome contains the following window.
AAGAAGTCTCTAGAAATAACGATTTTGAAAGGCTTCAAGCGTTACTTCATAATTTAAATGAAGAAAAAGGATTGCACAAGGTTGTATTAAAAGATAAGGGGGGCTTTCATATTTTTAATATTCATGAAATTGTGAGGTTAGAAGCACAGGGCAGCTACACAAAATTCATGATTAAAGGTGGTCAGACCATACTTATCTCTAAGAATATCAAGGAATATGATGCCATGTTGAATACACATGGGTTTTTCAGGTGCCATAAGTCTCATTTGGTAAACATTAACTTCATACAATCTTACTCTCGTTATGCCGGAGAGAAGTTGTTACTAACCGATCAAAGTGAAATTCCATTGGCCCAAAGAAAAAAGGATCTTTTGATGAAAACGCTGAAGACGCACGCGCATATAAAATAACGCTAGTCGTTATTCAACCAAACATAGGCACAGATCAAACTTGCTTAGACACGTCAGTATATACTCC
Protein-coding sequences here:
- a CDS encoding LytR/AlgR family response regulator transcription factor, translated to MKVFIVEDEHSSTLFLKEVISDNFHDVSVVGDADNIEEAAKLIRKVHPDLLLLDIEFPHGTAFDLIKELSGTGFIVIFITAHQKYALQAIKMSALDFIMKPIDPYELIQAIQKAKEEVSRNNDFERLQALLHNLNEEKGLHKVVLKDKGGFHIFNIHEIVRLEAQGSYTKFMIKGGQTILISKNIKEYDAMLNTHGFFRCHKSHLVNINFIQSYSRYAGEKLLLTDQSEIPLAQRKKDLLMKTLKTHAHIK